From a region of the Dunckerocampus dactyliophorus isolate RoL2022-P2 chromosome 20, RoL_Ddac_1.1, whole genome shotgun sequence genome:
- the LOC129172861 gene encoding 5-hydroxyisourate hydrolase-like: MLGCKRQTSVRPGKTLHVVFLTEVMMMESSPLTTHVLNTSDGVPAARMSLSLHRLDSDMKIWTMLSVSMTNEDGRCPGLISWEAFVPGMYKLRFETGSYWDSLGQNSFYPYAEVVFTICDSKQKIHLPLLMSRFSYSTYRGS, from the exons ATGCTGGGTTGTAAGCGGCAGACGAGCGTGAG ACCAGGGAAGACGCTCCATGTTGTTTTCCTCACTGAGGTCATGATGATGGAGTCCAGCCCGCTCACCACGCATGTGCTCAACACCAGCGACGGCGTCCCCGCAGCCCGGATGTCCCTTAGTTTGCATCGCCTGGACTCTGATATGAAGATCTGGACCATGCTAAGTGTCTC gATGACCAATGAGGACGGTCGCTGCCCAGGACTCATCAGCTGGGAAGCCTTTGTTCCAGGAATGTACAAGTTACGCTTTGAGACGGGCTCGTACTGGGACAGCCTGGGTCAGAACTCCTTCTATCCTTACGCTGAG GTGGTGTTCACCATCTGTGATTCAAAGCAGAAGATCCACCTCCCTTTGCTGATGAGTCGCTTCTCCTACAGCACCTACAGAGGAAGCTGA
- the rpz2 gene encoding rapunzel 2, which yields MVDAAQLKKTTATVLGYVEKVSSFASSIDPIFGIVSSLVGVARKGLMDEEGHTLDKDFQAIHTKLESISEKNLQCLRQIRIDEVNETYGKYEEYIKHQYVAFNNMVSQMKKDPGNTRNYMENFEKIYERDKLDTGLDVYYRGVMGTNTLFGRPLLKVYLDNCNSDLEIMEHRCSHIAHLFHMGLIALMAYTAVTEDDEQEVREKWATRVHDIQEKMQEVLSQCKAQNPDPDPAVEHVPEDQPQKTKHRPVDQ from the coding sequence ATGGTAGATGCTGCACAGCTAAAGAAAACCACAGCCACTGTTTTGGGCTACGTGGAGAAGGTGTCCTCCTTCGCCTCCTCCATCGACCCCATCTTTGGCATCGTCTCCTCGCTGGTGGGTGTGGCTCGCAAGGGCCTCATGGACGAGGAGGGCCACACGTTGGACAAGGACTTCCAAGCCATCCACACCAAATTGGAGAGCATCTCAGAGAAGAACCTACAGTGCCTGAGGCAGATCCGAATTGACGAGGTGAACGAGACCTACGGCAAGTACGAGGAGTACATCAAGCACCAGTATGTGGCCTTCAACAACATGGTGTCCCAGATGAAGAAAGACCCCGGGAACACTCGGAACTACATGGAAAACTTTGAGAAGATCTACGAGCGAGACAAGTTGGACACTGGCCTCGATGTGTACTATCGTGGCGTGATGGGCACCAACACGCTGTTCGGAAGACCCCTGCTCAAGGTCTACCTGGACAACTGCAACAGCGACCTGGAGATCATGGAGCACCGCTGCTCGCACATTGCTCACCTCTTCCACATGGGTCTCATCGCCTTAATGGCCTACACGGCAGTCACTGAGGACGACGAGCAGGAGGTGCGGGAGAAATGGGCCACCAGGGTGCACGACATCCAGGAGAAGATGCAGGAGGTGCTCAGTCAGTGCAAGGCCCAAAATCCAGATCCAGATCCTGCTGTTGAACATGTCCCAGAAGACCAACCACAGAAGACCAAGCATAGGCCTGTGGACCAGTAG
- the krit1 gene encoding krev interaction trapped protein 1 produces the protein MGNEDSLEDVFVAVLRPKSQVSLSSKEYRAKAYEILLSEVPLEGKEKKRKKVLLATKIQATGDKSKSILDYVAETIKPLSNNQSFIGKRVVHMKKFSLEGDNEVKEVSLYVVPVSVKDNSKPVHNAGGPSFYCLQDIMRVCSETSVHFCSVTSRMLLALDKWLAEQHTVPHAIPALFRPAPVERVKTNVSNPAYGCEGKPSDEGLHMGYTALEIKSKMMSLEKADMCVLNPLYGSDLQYTNRVDKVIINPYFGLGAPDYSKIQIPTREKWQHGANCTAEDKERQWVDDFPLHRSACEGDTELLSKLLDGGFSVKQLDSDHWAPVHYACWHGKVEATKLLLDKGKCNPNLLNGQLSSPLHFAARGGHADIVQLLLQHPEIDRHIEDQQKRSPLQVCEENKQNEWEETVKLLQQASSKPYEKVRIYRMDGSYRSVELKRGNNTTVQQIMEGMRLSQDTQQYFTIWICSENLHLQLKPYHKPLQHLRIWTEIVTDLTVLDPQRETPQLFLRRDVRLPLEIEKKVEDPLAILILFDEARHSLLKGFFPAPDSKLITLASFLLQIIYGNYESKKHKQGFLNEENLRSIVPILKVKSKAYHWTNRILHEYKALSTSEGVSKEMHHLQRLFLQNCWDIPTYGAAFFTGQVYTKASASNHKVIRVYVGVNTKGLHLMNMETKALLISLEYSTFMWQLGHADQYFQIHSGENKMNFIVHTKQAGLIVKLLMKLSGQMTPNDKGAAADKYAYG, from the exons ATGGGCAACGAGGACAGCCTGGAGGACGTGTTTGTGGCTGTCCTTCGGCCCAAGAGTCAGGTCAGCCTGAGCTCAAAGGAGTACCGAGCCAAAGCCTATGAG ATCCTTCTGAGTGAAGTGCCCTTGGAAGGGAAggaaaagaaaaggaagaaagtCCTCCTGGCGACAAAGATCCAAGCAACAGGGGACAAATCCAAATCCATTTTAGATTATGTTGCAGAAACGATCAAGCCCTTATCCAACAACCAAAGCTTCATTG GTAAACGGGTAGTACACATGAAGAAATTCTCCCTGGAGGGAGACAATGAAGTCAAAGAAGTGTCGCTGTATGTGGTGCCAGTTAGTGTTAAAG ataaCAGCAAGCCCGTCCACAACGCCGGCGGTCCGAGCTTTTACTGCCTGCAGGACATCATGAGGGTGTGCAGTGAGACCAGTGTCCACTTCTGCTCTGTCACCTCCAGGATGCTCCTGGCTTTAGACAA GTGGTTAGCCGAGCAACACACCGTGCCTCACGCCATTCCGGCCTTGTTCCGACCAGCACCCGTGGAGCGGGTCAAGACCAACGTCAGCAACCCGGCGTACGGCTGCGAGGGCAAACCGAGCGACGAAGGCCTGCACATGGGCTACACGGCGCTGGAGATCAAGAGCAAGATGATGTCCCTGGAGAAGGCGGACATGTGCGTCCTGAATCCCCTCTATGGCTCTGATCTGCAGTACACCAACCGG GTGGACAAAGTTATCATCAACCCGTACTTTGGGCTCGGAGCACCGGACTACTCAAAGATTCAGATTCCGACCAGGGAGAAGTGGCAACATGGCGCCAACTGCACAGCTGAAGACAA GGAGCGTCAGTGGGTGGACGACTTCCCGCTCCACCGTAGTGCCTGCGAGGGAGACACAGAGCTCCTCTCCAAGCTTCTGGACGGCGGCTTCTCAGTCAAGCAGCTGGACAGCGACCACTGGGCACCCGTCCACTATGCCTGCTG GCACGGCAAAGTTGAGGCAACCAAGCTGTTGCTGGACAAAGGCAAATGTAATCCAAACCTCCTGAATGGGCAGCTCAGCTCACCTCTGCACTTTGCTGCCAGAGGAGGGCATGCAGACATTGTGCAACTCCTGCTGCAACACCCTGAGATCGACCGG CACATAGAAGACCAGCAGAAGCGATCGCCACTGCAAGTGTGCGAGGAGAACAAGCAGAACGAATGGGAGGAGACGGTGAAGCTTCTGCAGCAAGCCAGCAGCAAACCT TATGAGAAGGTGCGTATCTACCGCATGGACGGCTCGTATCGCTCCGTGGAGCTGAAGCGCGGCAACAACACCACGGTGCAGCAAATCATGGAGGGGATGCGTCTTTCTCAGGACACGCAGCAGTACTTCACCATCTGGATCTGCTCGGAGAACCTCC accTGCAGCTGAAGCCATACCACAAGCCCCTGCAGCACCTGCGCATCTGGACGGAGATCGTGACGGATCTGACGGTGCTAGATCCTCAGAGGGAGACACCTCAGCTCTTCCTGCGGCGGGACGTTCGCTTGCCTCTAGAGATTGAGAAAAAG GTGGAGGATCCACTGGCCATCCTCATCCTCTTTGACGAGGCTCGCCACAGCCTCCTGAAGGGCTTCTTTCCGGCGCCGGACAGCAAGCTGATCACGCTGGCCAGCTTCCTCCTGCAGATCATCTACGGGAACTACGAAAGCAAGAAGCATAAGCAGGGCTTCCTCAA TGAAGAAAACCTGAGGTCCATTGTGCCGATATTAAAGGTGAAAAGCAAAGCGTACCACTGGACCAACAGGATTCTCCATGAATACAAA GCGCTGAGCACCAGCGAGGGTGTGAGCAAGGAGATGCACCATCTGCAGCGACTCTTCCTGCAGAACTGCTGGGACATCCCCACCTATGGAGCGGCCTTTTTCACTGGACAGGTGTACACCAAGGCCAGCGCCAGCAACCACAAAGTCATTCGCGTCTACGTGGGCGTCAACACCAAGGGCCTGCACCTCATGAATATGGAGACCAAG GCGCTTCTCATCAGTTTGGAGTACAGCACGTTCATGTGGCAGCTGGGACACGCCGACCAGTACTTCCAAATACACAGCGGCGAGAACAAAATGAACTTCATTGTGCACACAAAACAG GCGGGCCTCATTGTGAAGCTTTTAATGAAGCTGAGCGGACAGATGACCCCCAACGACAAAGGTGCTGCTGCAGACAAATACGCTTACGGCTGA
- the LOC129172860 gene encoding lanosterol 14-alpha demethylase, protein MSMHLYHMSSKLLGDAVGKMNDNLTSVVLAASVITLTLGYLYNKILLRQTCHKDVKYPPYIPSSVPFLGHAIAFGKSPIDFLENAYTKYGPVFSFTMVGKTFTYLLGSDAATLLFNSKNEDLNAEDVYSRLTTPVFGKGVAYDVPNPVFLEQKKMLKTGLNIARFKEHVKIIEAETVEYFQRWGESGERNLFEALSELIILTASSCLHGKEIRAMLDEHVARLYADLDGGFSHAAWLLPGWLPLPSFRKRDKAHREIKNIFFKVIQKRRSSSEKMDDILQTLVDATYKDGRPLSDDEISGMLIGLLLAGQHTSSTTSAWMGFFLARDQVLQERCYVEQQAVCGEHLPPLDLDQLKDLNLLERCLKETLRLRPPIMTMMRMARFAQTASGYTIPAGHQVCVSPTVNHRLEDTWQERMEFNPDRYLHDNPAAGEKFAYVPFGAGRHRCIGENFAYVQIKTIWSTLLRMFHFELVDGYFPTINYTTMIHTPHKPIIRYNRRKQ, encoded by the exons ATGTCGATGCACTTGTATCACATGAGCAGTAAGCTGCTCGGGGACGCCGTTGGCAAAATGAACGACAACCTAACTTCAGTGGTCCTGGCTGCTTCAGTCATCACTCTGACTTTAGGCTACTTGTACAACAAAATACTTCTCAGACAAACTTGTCACAAGGATGTG AAATATCCACCTTACATCCCTTCCAGTGTGCCCTTCCTTGGCCATGCTATTGCATTTGGGAAAAGTCCCAtagattttttggaaaatgcatATACAAAA TATGGCCCGGTGTTCAGCTTCACCATGGTGGGCAAGACCTTCACGTACCTGCTGGGAAGCGACGCCGCCACGCTGCTCTTCAACAGCAAGAACGAGGACCTGAACGCAGAGGACGTCTACTCCCGACTGACCACCCCGGTGTTTGGCAAAGGGGTGGCCTATGACGTCCCTAACCCG GTCTTCCTGGAACAGAAGAAGATGCTGAAGACGGGACTGAATATCGCTCGCTTCAAGGAACACGTCAAGATCATCGAGGCGGAGACCGTGGAGTATTTTCAGAGATGGGGAGAGAGCGGAGAGAGAA ACCTTTTCGAAGCACTGTCCGAGCTGATCATCCTGACGGCCAGCAGCTGCCTCCACGGAAAGGAGATCCGCGCCATGCTGGACGAGCACGTGGCACGGCTGTACGCAGACCTGGACGGAGGCTTCAGCCACGCAGCCTGGCTCCTGCCCGGATGGCTGCCGCTGCCCAGTTTCAG GAAGCGAGACAAAGCTCACCGAGAGATCAAGAACATTTTCTTCAAGGTGATCCAGAAGCGACGAAGCTCCAGCGAGAAAATGGATGACATTCTGCAGACGCTTGTCGATGCCACCTACAA GGATGGACGTCCCTTGTCTGACGACGAGATCTCGGGCATGCTGATTGGCCTCCTGCTGGCGGGTCAGCACACGTCCTCCACCACCAGCGCCTGGATGGGCTTCTTCCTGGCCCGGGATCAAGTTCTACAGGAGCGCTGCTACGTCGAGCAGCAGGCCGTGTGCGGGGAACACCTGCCCCCCCTCGACCTGGACCAG CTAAAGGATCTCAACTTGTTGGAGCGTTGTTTGAAGGAGACGCTGAGGCTCCGCCCACCCATCATGACCATGATGAGGATGGCTCGCTTTGCTCAG aCTGCATCCGGCTACACCATCCCAGCGGGCCACCAGGTGTGTGTGTCCCCGACGGTCAACCACCGCCTGGAGGACACCTGGCAGGAGAGGATGGAGTTCAACCCCGACCGTTATCTCCATGACAACCCTGCTGCTGGGGAGAAGTTTGCTTATGTGCCTTTCGGAGCAG GGCGACATCGCTGCATCGGGGAGAACTTCGCCTACGTTCAGATCAAAACCATTTGGTCCACTTTGCTGCGCATGTTCCACTTTGAGCTGGTGGACGGATACTTCCCCACCATCAACTACACCACCATGATCCACACGCCACACAAGCCCATCATCAGATACAACAGGAGGAAACagtga